In a single window of the Caldilineales bacterium genome:
- the uvrC gene encoding excinuclease ABC subunit UvrC, with translation MLIFILPNPSQAAIAVPRPDLPPTLEAKLTALPTSPGCYLMRDARQQVIYVGKAVNLRARVRSYFQNQAQHTAKTRHLVADITDLEWVVTTTELEALILENELIKRHRPHYNIRLKDDKQYPYIKVHWNEDFPRISVVRRMLPDGGRYYGPFTSGYAVRQTLEALRRVFPYLDCERTITGKDERPCLYFHIKRCVGPCIGAASREEYRAVIDGLCQFLEGKTDEALGELNRRMVQAAERMQFERAAMYRDQIKAAERIVERQKVVSGRQEDEDVIAFATDKGNACVQVFFVRRGRLIGRESFLLEGVEEESNGELLASFLKQFYDEAAYLPPEVLLPKDLDEHEIIEQWLKGKRGAKVTLHIPKRGPKKELVDLAAENARSALTALQAEWEADAHRHTEAIANLQAALSLPQPPSRIECFDISTLQGTNTVASMVVFVKGAPRKSDYRRFKVRAVTQVGQPDDYASMREVLRRRFRRAVEEQPAEPGEKEDPVWKLLPDLLIIDGGKGQLGVAVEVLKELGLFEVAPVVGLAKQEELLFQPNRPDPIRLDRASPEMYLVQRVRDEAHRFALSYQRSLRGKDLTRSRLEEIPGVGMKRRTALLKHFGSIDAIRNASVDDIAAVPGMTRQVATKIKELL, from the coding sequence GTGCTAATCTTCATCCTCCCCAACCCCTCGCAGGCCGCCATCGCCGTGCCCCGACCCGACCTCCCCCCCACCCTCGAAGCCAAACTGACAGCCCTGCCCACCTCGCCCGGCTGCTACCTGATGCGCGACGCCCGCCAACAGGTCATCTACGTGGGCAAGGCGGTGAATCTGCGCGCCCGCGTGCGCTCGTACTTCCAGAACCAGGCCCAGCATACGGCCAAGACCCGCCATCTGGTGGCCGATATCACCGACCTGGAGTGGGTGGTCACCACCACCGAACTGGAGGCGCTGATCCTCGAAAACGAGTTGATCAAGCGCCATCGCCCGCATTACAACATCCGGCTGAAGGACGACAAACAATATCCCTATATCAAAGTCCACTGGAACGAAGACTTCCCCAGGATTTCGGTCGTCCGGCGGATGCTGCCCGATGGCGGCCGCTACTACGGCCCCTTCACCAGCGGCTACGCCGTCCGCCAGACGCTGGAAGCCCTGCGCCGCGTCTTCCCCTACCTGGATTGCGAGCGCACCATCACCGGCAAGGACGAACGCCCCTGTCTCTATTTCCACATCAAACGCTGCGTGGGGCCGTGCATCGGCGCCGCCAGCCGTGAAGAATACCGGGCCGTGATCGATGGTCTCTGCCAGTTCCTGGAAGGCAAGACCGACGAGGCCCTGGGTGAGTTGAACCGGCGCATGGTGCAGGCGGCGGAGCGAATGCAGTTCGAGCGGGCGGCCATGTATCGCGACCAGATCAAGGCGGCCGAGCGCATCGTCGAGCGCCAGAAGGTGGTGTCGGGCCGGCAAGAGGACGAGGATGTGATCGCCTTCGCCACCGACAAGGGCAATGCCTGCGTGCAGGTTTTCTTCGTCCGCCGGGGCCGGCTGATCGGGCGCGAATCTTTTCTTCTGGAAGGGGTGGAAGAGGAGAGCAACGGCGAGTTGTTGGCCTCCTTCCTCAAGCAGTTCTACGACGAGGCCGCCTATCTGCCGCCCGAAGTGCTGCTGCCCAAAGACCTGGACGAGCATGAGATCATCGAACAATGGCTGAAGGGCAAGCGCGGGGCCAAAGTAACGCTGCACATCCCCAAGCGCGGCCCTAAGAAGGAACTGGTCGATCTGGCGGCCGAGAACGCCCGCAGCGCCTTGACCGCGCTCCAGGCCGAATGGGAGGCCGACGCCCACCGCCACACCGAGGCCATCGCCAACCTGCAAGCCGCCCTGAGCCTGCCGCAGCCGCCCAGCCGCATCGAGTGCTTCGACATCTCCACCTTGCAGGGCACGAATACGGTGGCCAGCATGGTGGTGTTCGTCAAGGGCGCCCCGCGCAAGAGCGATTACCGGCGTTTCAAGGTGCGGGCGGTCACACAGGTCGGGCAGCCGGATGACTATGCCAGTATGCGCGAGGTGCTGCGCCGTCGTTTCCGCCGGGCGGTGGAGGAGCAGCCGGCCGAGCCGGGCGAGAAAGAGGACCCGGTCTGGAAGCTGTTGCCCGACCTCTTGATCATCGACGGCGGCAAAGGGCAGTTGGGCGTCGCCGTCGAGGTGCTGAAGGAACTGGGGCTGTTCGAGGTGGCGCCGGTGGTGGGTCTGGCCAAGCAGGAGGAGTTGCTGTTCCAGCCCAACCGCCCTGACCCCATCCGCCTGGATCGCGCCAGCCCGGAGATGTACCTGGTGCAGCGCGTGCGCGATGAGGCCCACCGTTTTGCCCTCTCCTACCAGCGCAGCTTAAGAGGCAAGGACCTGACCCGCTCGCGGCTGGAAGAAATCCCCGGCGTGGGCATGAAGCGACGCACGGCCCTGCTCAAACATTTCGGCAGCATCGACGCCATCCGCAATGCCAGCGTCGACGACATCGCCGCCGTGCCGGGGATGACGCGCCAGGTGGCGACGAAGATCAAGGAGTTGCTATGA
- a CDS encoding TIGR03936 family radical SAM-associated protein has protein sequence MAALAPAAARQRLRLRYAKSGDARFVGHLDEARFWERVCRRAGLPLAYSQAFNPQPKIHFAAALPVGVEGENELLDVWLLEQVAPEAWLPRLLANLPPDFQIHAIAEVALDAPAMQSILDMADYELRFAAEADRTVLAGRSLLAGRVDLLLAQPSLPRPQRKDPQKSYDLRPLIVRAEVLPTAPTIALRLLAAGRITEVVAALGLENHPHRQVRTGLILRQIGE, from the coding sequence TTGGCTGCTCTCGCGCCCGCAGCCGCCCGGCAACGGTTGCGGCTGCGCTATGCCAAAAGCGGCGATGCTCGCTTCGTCGGCCATCTGGACGAGGCGCGCTTCTGGGAGCGCGTCTGCCGCCGCGCCGGGCTGCCGCTGGCCTATTCGCAAGCGTTCAATCCTCAGCCTAAGATCCACTTCGCCGCCGCCCTGCCGGTGGGGGTGGAGGGCGAAAACGAATTGCTGGATGTTTGGCTGTTGGAGCAAGTCGCGCCGGAGGCGTGGCTGCCGCGGCTACTAGCCAACCTGCCGCCCGATTTCCAGATTCATGCCATCGCTGAGGTCGCGCTGGATGCGCCCGCCATGCAGTCGATCCTGGACATGGCCGATTACGAACTGCGCTTCGCCGCCGAAGCCGACCGCACCGTACTGGCCGGGCGCAGCTTGCTGGCCGGGCGCGTCGATCTCCTCCTGGCGCAACCCTCGCTCCCCCGCCCGCAGCGCAAAGACCCCCAGAAAAGCTATGACCTCCGGCCGCTGATCGTCCGGGCCGAAGTCCTGCCCACCGCCCCCACCATTGCCCTCCGCCTCCTGGCCGCCGGCCGCATCACCGAAGTCGTCGCCGCCCTCGGCCTGGAGAATCACCCCCACCGCCAGGTGCGCACAGGGCTGATTTTGCGCCAGATTGGGGAGTAA
- a CDS encoding 4Fe-4S dicluster domain-containing protein has protein sequence MRHTIPLHTLGPQGPAMANAVEACVHCGFCLPTCPTYRVLGEEMDSPRGRIMLMKDVLEGGLALEEALPFLDRCLGCQACVTACPSGVPYGELLMPFRLRAEPLRQRGAWDRLTRWTVQTTLPHPRRFRNSVRLGKLGRPFRGLMPAGFRAMLDLIPAELPAAEPLPEVYPALGHRRARVALLAGCVQQVLNPGINWATLRVLKQNGVEVVIPKGQGCCGALAMHTGEGPRATALAGANLAVFPDDVDAVITNAAGCGSGMHEYPLLFKGTDQEAAATKLAARTKDISVFLDDLGLVPPPPLPRATKVAYHDACHLAHAQKVREAPRRLLRAIPNLTLLEIADPDICCGSAGTYNLEHPEIAAQLGRQKAQKVLATGAQMLATGNIGCLTQIQTYLEALGQPLPALHTVQVLDLAYTFGET, from the coding sequence ATGCGACACACCATCCCCCTCCACACCCTCGGCCCGCAAGGCCCGGCCATGGCCAACGCCGTCGAAGCCTGCGTTCATTGTGGCTTTTGCCTGCCCACCTGCCCCACCTACCGCGTCCTGGGCGAAGAAATGGACTCGCCGCGCGGTCGCATCATGCTGATGAAGGACGTGCTCGAAGGCGGGTTGGCGCTGGAAGAGGCCCTGCCCTTCCTCGACCGCTGTCTGGGCTGCCAGGCCTGCGTCACGGCCTGCCCGTCGGGCGTGCCCTATGGTGAATTGTTGATGCCGTTCCGCCTGCGGGCCGAGCCGCTGCGCCAGCGCGGGGCCTGGGACCGGCTGACGCGCTGGACCGTGCAGACGACGCTCCCCCATCCCCGTCGCTTTCGCAATTCTGTGCGCCTGGGCAAGCTCGGCCGGCCGTTTCGGGGCCTGATGCCGGCCGGCTTCCGGGCCATGCTCGACCTCATCCCAGCCGAACTGCCGGCGGCAGAGCCGCTCCCGGAGGTCTATCCGGCGCTGGGGCACAGGCGGGCGCGGGTGGCGCTGCTGGCCGGATGCGTCCAGCAGGTGCTCAACCCCGGCATCAACTGGGCCACCCTGCGCGTCCTCAAACAGAACGGCGTCGAGGTGGTCATCCCCAAAGGGCAGGGCTGCTGCGGGGCGCTGGCCATGCACACCGGCGAGGGCCCACGCGCGACCGCACTGGCCGGCGCCAATCTGGCCGTCTTCCCCGACGATGTGGACGCGGTGATCACCAACGCCGCCGGCTGCGGTTCGGGGATGCATGAGTATCCGCTGCTGTTCAAGGGCACAGACCAGGAAGCCGCCGCCACAAAACTGGCCGCCAGAACCAAAGACATCAGCGTTTTCCTCGATGATCTGGGGCTTGTCCCGCCCCCGCCCTTGCCTCGTGCAACCAAAGTTGCCTATCACGACGCCTGCCATCTGGCCCACGCCCAGAAAGTGCGCGAGGCCCCGCGCCGGCTGCTGCGCGCTATCCCCAACCTCACCCTGCTGGAGATCGCCGACCCCGACATCTGCTGCGGTTCAGCCGGGACCTACAACCTGGAACACCCTGAGATCGCCGCCCAACTCGGCCGCCAGAAGGCGCAGAAAGTGTTGGCCACCGGCGCCCAGATGCTGGCCACTGGCAACATCGGCTGTCTGACCCAGATCCAGACCTATCTCGAGGCCCTCGGCCAGCCCCTCCCGGCCCTGCACACGGTTCAGGTGCTGGATCTGGCGTATACGTTTGGGGAAACGTGA
- a CDS encoding FAD-binding protein produces MTPLQPSSIAQVQAAVTAAPRLRVIGGGSKPALSAVPEGVAGLDLSHLAGIVEYEPGEFVFTALAATKAAEVEAMLAEHGQYLPFDPLFVDRGATLGGIVAANTAGPGRYRFGGVRDFLIGIRFVDGEGNLVRGGGKVVKNAAGFDFPKLMVGALGRLGVLVELSFKVFPRPAAYATLVASYPDLASALAARTRLSTSALDLEALEIEIGGDGVPRLELRLGGPADVLPSRSERLQAFLAADAGVEFRALGGEEEAAFWRDRRELAWAPANACLLKIPLTPARIPELESRVAGAGVRRRYSCGGNVAWLAWPEADAGRAQAEAILGALNLAGMQLAGTPGEALLGAQPDAIFLRRVKQALDPFGRFH; encoded by the coding sequence ATGACCCCGCTCCAACCCTCCTCCATCGCCCAAGTACAGGCCGCCGTGACTGCCGCGCCGCGGCTGCGCGTGATCGGCGGCGGCAGCAAACCCGCCCTTTCCGCTGTCCCCGAAGGTGTGGCTGGCCTCGACCTCTCCCATCTGGCCGGCATTGTCGAATACGAGCCGGGCGAATTCGTCTTCACCGCCCTGGCCGCCACCAAAGCCGCCGAGGTGGAAGCGATGCTGGCCGAGCACGGCCAATATCTGCCTTTCGACCCGCTCTTTGTCGATCGCGGGGCCACCCTGGGCGGCATCGTCGCCGCCAACACCGCCGGGCCGGGCCGATACCGTTTTGGCGGCGTGCGCGACTTCCTCATCGGCATCCGTTTCGTCGATGGCGAGGGCAACCTGGTGCGCGGGGGCGGCAAAGTCGTCAAAAACGCCGCCGGTTTCGATTTCCCCAAGCTGATGGTGGGGGCGCTAGGGCGATTGGGCGTCTTGGTGGAACTCTCGTTCAAAGTCTTCCCCCGCCCGGCCGCCTACGCCACCCTGGTTGCCTCCTATCCCGACCTGGCTTCGGCCCTGGCCGCGCGCACCCGTCTGAGCACCAGCGCCCTCGACCTCGAAGCACTCGAGATCGAGATCGGCGGCGACGGCGTCCCCCGGCTGGAATTGCGGCTGGGCGGCCCGGCCGATGTCTTGCCCTCGCGCAGCGAGCGGTTGCAGGCTTTTCTGGCTGCGGATGCGGGCGTCGAATTCCGGGCGTTGGGTGGGGAAGAAGAAGCCGCCTTCTGGCGCGACCGACGCGAGCTGGCCTGGGCGCCGGCGAACGCCTGTCTGCTCAAAATCCCGCTCACGCCCGCCCGCATCCCCGAACTCGAGTCGCGAGTGGCAGGGGCCGGGGTCAGGCGCCGCTACAGCTGTGGCGGCAACGTCGCCTGGCTGGCCTGGCCGGAAGCAGACGCCGGTCGGGCGCAGGCCGAAGCCATCCTCGGCGCCCTCAACCTGGCCGGGATGCAGTTGGCGGGCACGCCGGGCGAGGCCCTGCTGGGCGCGCAGCCCGACGCCATCTTCCTCCGCCGCGTCAAACAGGCCCTCGACCCGTTCGGTCGCTTCCACTAA
- a CDS encoding YvcK family protein produces the protein MPLLRRLRPYLTWLMPGLRVKRWLIILVIGITFLSLGLAYLLRAVYLTGVYPMWVFYLTLQFLPRELRAGLFGLIGLGFTVWGLVALNRSLLSPFGVSNSEMAAHLYRFRRRQRGPRIVCIGGGTGMPTVLRGLKNYTDHLTAIVTVADDGGSSGRLRAGLGLLPPGDFRNNLAALSEAEAIVTQLFQYRFAGGAGLDGHAFGNLYLAAMAGVTGSFEQGLLQSSRVLAVRGRVLPSTLDLVSLVADVADEGGRLRRVRGESLIPEVAAGGRIHHVYLDPDSPRAYPEAVHAILEADMIVAGPGSLYTSIIPNLLVKEIAQAVKASRAAIKVYVCNIATQKGETDGYDADDHFQALIRHVDKGAFTYMLANDGFDPIPPPKSDWVRLPDHPSGGYRLITADLRDHERPWRHDSDRMARLLVDLLAEVSGMRVVAI, from the coding sequence ATGCCCCTCCTGCGCCGCCTCCGCCCCTACCTCACCTGGCTGATGCCGGGGTTGCGCGTCAAACGCTGGCTGATCATCCTCGTCATCGGCATCACCTTTCTCAGCCTGGGGTTGGCCTATCTGCTGCGCGCCGTTTATCTGACCGGCGTCTACCCGATGTGGGTTTTCTATTTGACCCTGCAATTCCTGCCGCGCGAGCTGCGGGCGGGGCTGTTTGGGCTGATCGGGCTTGGTTTCACCGTTTGGGGGCTGGTGGCGCTCAACCGATCGCTGTTGTCGCCGTTTGGGGTCAGCAACAGCGAGATGGCCGCCCATCTCTACCGCTTTCGGCGCCGGCAGCGCGGCCCCCGCATCGTCTGCATCGGCGGCGGCACCGGTATGCCCACCGTCCTGCGCGGGCTGAAGAACTACACCGACCATCTCACCGCCATCGTCACCGTCGCCGATGACGGCGGCAGCTCCGGCCGGCTGCGCGCGGGTTTGGGCTTGCTCCCGCCCGGCGACTTCCGCAACAACCTGGCGGCGCTCTCGGAGGCCGAGGCCATCGTCACCCAGCTCTTCCAGTACCGTTTTGCCGGCGGCGCCGGGCTGGATGGGCACGCCTTTGGCAACCTCTACCTGGCGGCGATGGCCGGGGTCACGGGGTCGTTCGAGCAAGGGCTGTTGCAATCCAGCCGGGTCCTGGCCGTGCGCGGGCGGGTGTTGCCCTCGACCCTCGACCTGGTCAGCCTGGTGGCCGATGTGGCCGACGAGGGAGGCAGGCTGCGGCGGGTGCGCGGGGAATCGCTGATCCCCGAGGTCGCCGCCGGTGGACGCATCCACCATGTCTATCTCGATCCAGACTCGCCGCGCGCCTATCCCGAGGCCGTGCATGCCATCCTCGAAGCTGATATGATTGTGGCCGGGCCGGGCAGCCTCTACACCAGCATCATCCCCAACCTGCTGGTGAAAGAAATCGCCCAGGCAGTGAAAGCCTCGCGGGCGGCGATCAAGGTCTATGTGTGCAATATTGCCACCCAGAAAGGCGAGACCGACGGTTACGACGCCGACGACCATTTCCAGGCCCTGATCCGTCACGTCGACAAGGGCGCCTTCACCTACATGCTGGCCAACGACGGCTTCGACCCCATCCCACCGCCCAAATCCGACTGGGTGCGCTTGCCCGACCATCCCAGCGGCGGCTACCGCTTGATCACCGCCGACCTGCGCGACCACGAGCGCCCGTGGCGACACGATTCCGACCGCATGGCCCGGCTCCTGGTCGATCTGCTGGCCGAAGTCAGCGGGATGAGGGTGGTTGCCATCTAG
- a CDS encoding winged helix-turn-helix domain-containing protein has translation MATDLTWRQAIDKVLSSSPSAMHYKEIADQIMANGLRKNLGATPAATVNAQITSSIKHDGDASPYIRVDKGTFALRSGTSVSQQGFPVLISTES, from the coding sequence ATGGCGACTGATCTTACATGGCGGCAAGCCATCGACAAAGTACTCAGTTCATCACCGTCTGCCATGCACTATAAGGAAATTGCAGATCAAATCATGGCCAATGGCCTGAGGAAGAATCTTGGAGCCACACCAGCGGCGACAGTCAACGCTCAGATCACCAGTTCCATCAAGCATGACGGAGATGCATCCCCTTACATTCGAGTTGACAAGGGAACATTTGCATTGCGCAGTGGTACTTCTGTATCGCAACAGGGCTTTCCGGTTCTCATATCCACTGAGTCGTAA